A genome region from Variovorax paradoxus includes the following:
- the pssA gene encoding CDP-diacylglycerol--serine O-phosphatidyltransferase, with amino-acid sequence MHDDTVPDDVPPRKRRKGIYILPNLFTLAALFGGFYSVVMAMNARFDLAALGVFAAMILDSLDGRVARMTNTQSAFGEQMDSLSDMVSFGAAPALIAYEWSLKGLGRWGWIAAFVYCACAALRLARFNVNTGVVDKRWFQGLPSPAAAALVAGFIWLVNEWGKRGGEVLYLSWTQITWVTFAFTLYAGLTMVTNAPFYSFKDIQVKKSVPFAVIVLIALGIAVINIHPPTVLFGLFVIYGLSGYVVYGWRKAKGQPVSVISTSTEEPDERGLHN; translated from the coding sequence ATGCATGACGATACGGTTCCCGACGACGTGCCGCCGCGCAAGCGTCGAAAGGGCATCTACATCCTGCCGAACCTGTTCACGCTGGCAGCGTTGTTCGGCGGCTTCTATTCGGTCGTGATGGCCATGAACGCGCGCTTCGACCTTGCCGCTCTCGGCGTGTTCGCAGCCATGATCCTCGACAGCCTCGACGGGCGCGTGGCCCGCATGACCAACACGCAGAGCGCGTTCGGCGAGCAGATGGATTCGCTGTCCGATATGGTGTCGTTCGGCGCTGCGCCCGCGCTGATTGCCTACGAGTGGTCGCTCAAGGGGTTGGGCCGCTGGGGCTGGATCGCCGCCTTCGTGTACTGCGCATGCGCTGCGCTGCGCCTGGCGCGCTTCAACGTCAACACGGGCGTGGTCGACAAGCGATGGTTTCAAGGGTTGCCTTCCCCGGCAGCCGCAGCGCTCGTGGCGGGCTTCATCTGGCTCGTGAACGAGTGGGGCAAGCGCGGTGGCGAAGTGCTCTACCTGTCGTGGACGCAGATCACGTGGGTCACCTTTGCGTTCACGTTGTATGCCGGCTTGACGATGGTCACCAACGCGCCGTTCTACAGCTTCAAGGACATCCAGGTGAAGAAGAGCGTTCCCTTCGCCGTGATCGTGCTGATCGCGTTGGGCATTGCCGTCATCAACATCCATCCGCCGACGGTGCTGTTCGGCCTGTTCGTCATCTATGGGCTGAGCGGCTACGTGGTCTATGGGTGGCGCAAGGCCAAGGGCCAGCCGGTGAGCGTGATCAGCACCTCGACCGAGGAGCCCGATGAGCGAGGGCTGCACAACTGA
- the ilvC gene encoding ketol-acid reductoisomerase has translation MKVYYDKDADLSLIKGKTVAIIGYGSQGHAHAQNLNDSGVKVVVGLRKGGASWDKVGKAGLQVAEVAEAVKSADVVMILLPDEQIANVYKNDVAPHIKEGASLVFAHGFNVHYGFVQPRADLDVWMVAPKAPGHTVRSTYTQGGGVPHLVAVHQDKTGKARDLALSYATANGGGKAGIIETNFREETETDLFGEQAVLCGGTVELIKAGFETLVEAGYAPEMAYFECLHELKLIVDLIYEGGIANMNYSISNNAEYGEYVTGPRIVTDETKKVMKQVLRDIQTGEYAKSFVLEAAAGQPALISRRRLNAEHQIEVVGEKLRAMMPWIKKNKLVDQTRN, from the coding sequence ATGAAGGTTTACTACGACAAGGACGCCGACCTCAGCCTCATCAAGGGCAAGACGGTCGCAATCATCGGTTACGGGTCGCAAGGTCACGCGCACGCGCAGAACCTGAACGACAGCGGCGTCAAGGTCGTGGTCGGCCTTCGCAAGGGCGGTGCTTCTTGGGACAAGGTCGGCAAGGCCGGCCTGCAGGTTGCAGAGGTTGCAGAGGCTGTGAAGTCGGCCGACGTGGTCATGATCCTTCTGCCCGACGAGCAGATCGCCAACGTCTACAAGAACGACGTGGCGCCGCACATCAAGGAAGGCGCTTCGCTCGTCTTCGCGCACGGCTTCAACGTGCACTACGGCTTCGTGCAGCCGCGCGCCGACCTCGACGTGTGGATGGTCGCCCCCAAGGCCCCGGGCCACACCGTGCGCAGCACCTACACCCAGGGCGGCGGCGTGCCCCACCTCGTGGCCGTGCACCAGGACAAGACCGGCAAGGCGCGTGACCTCGCGCTGAGCTATGCCACCGCCAACGGCGGCGGCAAGGCCGGCATCATCGAGACCAACTTCCGCGAAGAAACCGAGACCGACCTGTTCGGCGAACAAGCGGTTCTGTGCGGCGGTACGGTCGAGCTGATCAAGGCTGGTTTCGAAACGCTGGTGGAAGCCGGCTACGCGCCCGAAATGGCGTACTTCGAATGCCTGCACGAGCTCAAGCTGATCGTCGACCTGATCTATGAAGGCGGCATCGCCAACATGAACTACTCGATCTCGAACAACGCCGAATACGGCGAGTACGTCACGGGCCCGCGCATCGTGACCGACGAGACCAAGAAGGTCATGAAGCAGGTGCTGCGCGACATCCAGACCGGCGAATACGCCAAGAGCTTCGTGCTCGAAGCCGCTGCCGGCCAGCCGGCGCTCATCAGCCGCCGTCGCCTGAATGCAGAGCACCAGATCGAAGTCGTTGGCGAGAAGCTGCGCGCGATGATGCCCTGGATCAAGAAGAACAAGCTGGTCGACCAGACCCGTAACTGA
- a CDS encoding DUF4282 domain-containing protein, which yields MQDLLGFDKMVTPIIIRILYFLGLLGVLVMTVVSLFQGRILPAIGILVFGAIMVRVYSELLILLFRIHDNLVSINQQMKDRNSSGQL from the coding sequence ATGCAAGACTTGCTGGGTTTCGACAAGATGGTGACGCCGATCATCATCCGGATTCTGTATTTCCTCGGACTGCTGGGTGTGCTCGTGATGACCGTCGTGTCACTGTTCCAGGGGCGCATCCTGCCGGCCATCGGCATCCTGGTCTTCGGCGCGATCATGGTTCGCGTCTATAGCGAATTGCTGATCCTGCTGTTCCGCATTCACGACAACCTCGTGTCCATCAACCAGCAAATGAAGGACCGGAATTCTTCCGGCCAACTGTGA
- the ilvN gene encoding acetolactate synthase small subunit produces the protein MKHIIAVLLENEPGALSRVVGLFSARGYNIESLTVAPTEDSSLSRMTIVTNGSDDVIEQITKHLNRLIEVVKVVDLTEGAYTERELMMVKVRAVGKEREEMMRMAEIFRGRIIDVTDKSYTIELTGDHGKNDAFLEAIERSAILETVRTGASGIGRGERILRV, from the coding sequence ATGAAACACATCATTGCAGTGCTGCTGGAAAACGAGCCCGGTGCTCTTTCCCGCGTGGTGGGCCTGTTCTCGGCCCGCGGCTACAACATCGAGTCGCTGACGGTGGCGCCCACGGAGGACTCGAGCCTCTCGCGCATGACCATCGTCACGAACGGTTCGGACGACGTGATCGAACAGATCACCAAGCACCTGAACCGCCTCATCGAAGTGGTGAAGGTCGTCGACCTCACCGAAGGTGCCTACACCGAGCGAGAGCTCATGATGGTGAAGGTGCGCGCGGTGGGCAAGGAACGCGAGGAAATGATGCGCATGGCGGAGATCTTCCGCGGCCGCATCATCGACGTGACCGACAAGAGCTACACCATCGAACTCACCGGCGACCACGGCAAGAACGACGCTTTCTTGGAGGCGATCGAGCGTAGCGCTATCCTCGAGACTGTCCGCACCGGTGCCAGCGGCATCGGGCGCGGCGAGCGCATCCTGCGCGTGTAG
- a CDS encoding acetolactate synthase 3 catalytic subunit — protein MEISKAEILSAAAASSGAGNPSQELMGAEVLVKALQAEGVQYVWGYPGGAVLYIYDAFYKQDTIQHVLVRHEQAAVHAADGYARATGEVGVALVTSGPGLTNAVTGIATAYMDSIPMVIISGQVPTAAIGLDAFQECDTVGITRPIVKHNFLVKDPKDLAMTMKKAFHIARSGRPGPVVVDVPKDVSFKKIPYAGYPDKVEMRSYNPVRKGHGGQIRKALQLLLAAKRPYIYTGGGVLLGNATNELRTLVDMLGYPVTNTLMGLGAYPASDRKFLGMLGMHGTIEANNAMQNCDVLLAVGARFDDRVIGNPKHFAQNERKIIHVDIDPSSISKRVKVDIPIVGDVKDVLTELISMIRESSAKPDAGALAEWWKTIEAWRSRDCLKYDRGNQDVIKPQYVVETLWNMTKDADTYITSDVGQHQMWAAQYYRFDEPRRWINSGGLGTMGVGIPYAMGIKLAKPDSEVFTITGEGSVQMCIQELSTCLQYNTPIKICSLNNRYLGMVRQWQEIEYSGRYSHSYMDALPNFVKLAEAYGHVGMLIERPQDVEPALREARKLKDRTVFMDFRTDPTENVFPMVKAGMGITEMLLGSEDL, from the coding sequence ATGGAAATCTCCAAGGCGGAAATTCTTTCCGCGGCGGCCGCGTCCAGCGGCGCAGGCAATCCGTCGCAAGAACTCATGGGCGCAGAAGTGCTGGTCAAGGCACTGCAGGCCGAAGGCGTTCAATATGTCTGGGGCTACCCCGGCGGCGCAGTTCTCTACATCTACGACGCGTTTTACAAGCAGGACACCATCCAGCATGTGCTGGTGCGCCACGAGCAGGCCGCCGTTCACGCAGCCGACGGTTACGCACGTGCCACCGGCGAGGTCGGCGTCGCGCTGGTCACTTCCGGTCCTGGCCTGACCAACGCGGTCACCGGCATCGCAACGGCCTACATGGATTCGATCCCGATGGTGATCATCTCGGGTCAGGTGCCGACGGCGGCCATCGGCCTCGACGCCTTCCAGGAATGCGACACGGTCGGCATCACGCGCCCCATCGTCAAGCACAATTTCCTCGTCAAGGATCCCAAGGATCTGGCCATGACGATGAAGAAGGCCTTCCACATCGCACGCAGCGGCCGTCCCGGCCCCGTGGTGGTGGACGTGCCCAAGGACGTTTCCTTCAAGAAGATTCCGTACGCAGGCTACCCCGACAAGGTCGAGATGCGCTCGTACAACCCGGTGCGCAAGGGCCATGGTGGCCAGATCCGCAAGGCGCTGCAACTCTTGCTGGCGGCCAAGCGTCCCTATATCTACACCGGCGGCGGTGTGCTGCTGGGCAACGCCACCAACGAACTGCGCACGCTGGTCGACATGCTCGGCTATCCGGTCACCAACACGCTGATGGGCCTGGGCGCCTATCCGGCGAGCGACCGCAAGTTCCTTGGCATGCTGGGCATGCATGGCACCATCGAAGCCAACAACGCGATGCAGAACTGCGACGTGCTGTTGGCAGTCGGCGCGCGCTTCGACGACCGCGTGATCGGCAACCCGAAGCACTTTGCGCAGAACGAGCGCAAGATCATCCACGTCGACATCGACCCGTCGAGTATTTCCAAGCGCGTGAAGGTCGACATCCCCATCGTCGGCGATGTGAAGGATGTGCTCACCGAACTGATTTCGATGATCCGCGAGAGCAGCGCCAAGCCCGATGCTGGTGCGCTGGCGGAGTGGTGGAAGACGATCGAGGCGTGGCGCTCGCGCGACTGCCTCAAGTACGACCGCGGCAACCAGGACGTGATCAAGCCGCAGTACGTGGTCGAGACGCTCTGGAACATGACCAAGGACGCCGACACGTACATCACGTCGGACGTCGGCCAGCACCAGATGTGGGCCGCGCAGTACTACCGCTTCGACGAGCCGCGGCGCTGGATCAACTCCGGCGGCCTGGGCACCATGGGCGTGGGCATTCCCTACGCCATGGGCATCAAGCTCGCCAAGCCGGACTCGGAAGTGTTCACGATCACCGGCGAAGGCTCGGTGCAGATGTGCATACAGGAACTCTCCACCTGCCTGCAATACAACACGCCGATCAAGATCTGCTCGCTCAACAACCGCTACCTGGGCATGGTGCGCCAATGGCAGGAGATCGAATACTCCGGCCGCTACAGCCACAGCTACATGGATGCACTGCCGAACTTCGTGAAGCTCGCCGAGGCCTACGGGCATGTCGGCATGCTGATCGAGCGTCCACAAGACGTGGAGCCTGCGCTGCGCGAAGCACGCAAGCTCAAGGACCGCACGGTGTTCATGGACTTCCGTACCGATCCCACCGAGAACGTGTTCCCGATGGTGAAGGCCGGCATGGGCATCACCGAGATGCTGTTGGGCTCCGAAGATCTCTGA
- a CDS encoding RNA polymerase sigma factor, with translation MATEQELSDFLKSVERRAFKRSVYHVRDEEAALDIVQDSMMKLAQHYGDKPAAELPMLFQRILSNCTLDWFRRQKTRRALFSNLSDFDSVDDDGDFDLLENFVSPTDSREAESAEDTTRRAQIFKEIEEQIAALPGRQREAFLMRYWEEMDVAETAAAMGCSEGSVKTHCSRAVHALSKALKAKGISL, from the coding sequence TTGGCCACTGAACAAGAACTCTCCGACTTCCTGAAAAGCGTCGAACGGCGCGCTTTCAAGCGCTCGGTCTATCACGTGCGGGATGAAGAAGCAGCGCTCGATATCGTGCAGGACAGCATGATGAAGCTGGCGCAGCACTATGGCGACAAGCCGGCCGCCGAGTTGCCGATGCTGTTCCAGCGCATCCTGTCGAATTGCACCCTCGACTGGTTCCGCCGCCAGAAGACCCGCCGCGCGCTGTTCTCCAACCTCAGCGACTTCGACTCCGTCGACGACGACGGAGATTTCGACCTGCTCGAGAACTTCGTCTCGCCGACCGACTCTAGGGAAGCGGAGAGCGCCGAAGACACGACCCGCCGCGCCCAGATCTTCAAGGAGATCGAGGAGCAGATCGCAGCTTTGCCCGGTCGTCAACGCGAGGCTTTCCTGATGCGTTACTGGGAGGAAATGGACGTCGCAGAGACGGCCGCCGCGATGGGCTGCTCCGAAGGCAGCGTCAAAACCCATTGCTCGCGAGCCGTTCACGCTCTGAGCAAGGCGCTCAAGGCCAAGGGAATATCGCTATGA
- a CDS encoding DUF3619 family protein, with protein MNTMVPTTSSAAEDEFGLRLAARLSAGNRELPHDIGERLRVARAQAVAARKLPPQLRTAPVVVQSGHSVALGGGWWTRIGSVVPLIALVAGLITISVMQDDDRASELAEVDSALLTGDLPPAAYTDPGFAQFLKADSASD; from the coding sequence ATGAACACTATGGTTCCAACCACATCATCCGCCGCCGAGGACGAGTTCGGCCTGCGCCTGGCCGCCCGCCTGTCGGCCGGCAACCGCGAGCTGCCGCACGACATCGGCGAACGACTGCGCGTGGCGCGCGCGCAGGCTGTTGCCGCTCGCAAGCTTCCGCCGCAGTTGCGGACCGCGCCCGTGGTGGTGCAGTCGGGTCATTCGGTCGCGCTGGGCGGCGGCTGGTGGACCCGCATCGGCTCGGTGGTGCCCTTGATCGCGCTCGTGGCCGGTCTGATCACCATCAGCGTGATGCAGGACGACGATCGCGCCAGCGAATTGGCCGAGGTCGACTCCGCCCTCCTCACCGGCGATCTGCCGCCCGCTGCCTATACCGACCCCGGCTTCGCCCAATTCCTGAAGGCCGACAGCGCCTCCGACTGA
- a CDS encoding DUF3106 domain-containing protein, giving the protein MRRRTSSSANTPRPTRPLQAGAVVWAGALAAAAFGLTLASAQPPAEGFAKSSGGTTTPSATSSPKAVPTTKPLWSELSAEQQHALKPLNVHWNTLNVGQKRKWLALSRNFESMSADDQNTLHSRMIEWAALSNQQRVQARLNFAEVKRIPPDERKAKWEQYQALSEEEKRKLAERAPAKPRGAAVPVRPVSSQRLVPVPAVTPGGQHTPRILLTPPPAPASAPATLMVASPPERTSPSATPAVIVAPAAPAAPLSSSTASPPVPPEAQVPAPAASDTPAPAP; this is encoded by the coding sequence ATGCGACGCCGCACCTCCTCCAGCGCGAACACCCCCCGCCCGACGCGCCCGCTCCAGGCGGGCGCCGTCGTTTGGGCAGGCGCGCTTGCAGCGGCCGCCTTCGGCCTGACGCTCGCCAGCGCCCAACCCCCTGCCGAGGGCTTCGCCAAGTCGTCGGGAGGCACGACGACGCCATCGGCCACCTCCAGTCCCAAGGCCGTCCCGACGACCAAGCCGCTATGGAGCGAACTCAGCGCCGAGCAGCAGCATGCGCTCAAGCCGCTCAATGTTCACTGGAACACGCTCAACGTCGGTCAGAAAAGGAAGTGGCTGGCGCTCTCGCGCAACTTCGAGAGCATGTCCGCAGACGACCAGAACACCCTGCACAGCCGGATGATCGAGTGGGCCGCGCTCAGCAACCAGCAGCGCGTGCAGGCGCGGTTGAATTTCGCCGAGGTCAAGCGCATCCCTCCTGATGAGCGAAAGGCGAAGTGGGAGCAATACCAGGCCTTGAGCGAGGAAGAAAAGCGCAAGCTCGCCGAGCGCGCGCCGGCCAAGCCCCGCGGCGCCGCCGTTCCGGTGCGCCCCGTCTCGTCACAGCGGCTGGTGCCTGTGCCGGCTGTCACGCCGGGCGGCCAGCACACTCCCAGGATCCTGTTGACTCCGCCGCCCGCGCCTGCGTCCGCACCCGCAACGCTCATGGTGGCCTCTCCGCCCGAGCGCACTTCTCCCAGCGCGACACCCGCGGTGATCGTCGCCCCGGCCGCCCCCGCCGCGCCTCTGTCATCGAGCACGGCCTCGCCGCCGGTGCCGCCGGAAGCACAGGTACCTGCCCCCGCGGCAAGCGATACGCCTGCTCCCGCCCCCTGA
- a CDS encoding RDD family protein, whose protein sequence is MVSSPPEASGSEQPGSPSAPFAPATTAHLSIAAGTPGLWRRMACWLYEGMLLFAVVFVSGWLFSTLGQMRDAMDSRRHLLQAFLFVVFGVYFVWFWTKGQTLAMKTWNIRIVDTHGRPVTQGRALGRYLLSWIWFLPPLAAIAPFKLSGGESAVLIFGWVAIWALLARFHPERQFWHDAWAGTRLITSKPMSRR, encoded by the coding sequence ATGGTTTCCAGCCCTCCCGAAGCGTCGGGGTCCGAACAGCCTGGCTCGCCCTCCGCGCCCTTCGCGCCTGCAACCACCGCTCACCTTTCGATAGCCGCCGGCACGCCGGGTCTGTGGCGGCGGATGGCTTGCTGGCTCTATGAAGGCATGCTGCTGTTCGCCGTGGTGTTCGTGTCGGGATGGCTCTTCAGCACGCTGGGCCAGATGCGCGATGCGATGGATTCCCGGCGCCACCTGCTGCAGGCTTTTCTTTTCGTGGTATTCGGCGTGTACTTCGTCTGGTTCTGGACCAAGGGCCAGACTCTTGCCATGAAGACCTGGAACATCCGCATCGTCGACACGCATGGCCGCCCGGTCACCCAGGGCCGCGCCCTCGGACGCTACCTGCTGAGCTGGATCTGGTTCCTGCCGCCGCTGGCTGCCATTGCGCCCTTCAAGCTGTCGGGCGGCGAATCGGCGGTCCTGATCTTCGGCTGGGTCGCCATCTGGGCCCTGCTCGCACGTTTTCACCCCGAGCGCCAGTTCTGGCACGACGCCTGGGCCGGTACGCGGCTCATCACCTCCAAACCGATGAGTCGCCGATGA
- a CDS encoding diacylglycerol kinase, with protein sequence MSALPKLPDPAVNPQKSRKGFERVWHATLISLHGLRAGWSEPAFRQEAILSIVMIPVAFWLGRSWVEVALLAGSAILVMIVELLNTAVEAAIDRIGPEWHDLSKRAKDMGSAAVLLSLTLCGGIWAAALWQRFMS encoded by the coding sequence ATGAGTGCCTTGCCGAAACTTCCCGACCCCGCCGTCAACCCGCAGAAGTCCCGCAAGGGCTTCGAGCGTGTCTGGCATGCCACGCTGATTTCGCTGCATGGCCTGCGCGCCGGCTGGAGCGAACCGGCCTTCCGCCAGGAAGCGATCCTGTCGATCGTCATGATCCCGGTTGCCTTCTGGCTGGGCCGCAGCTGGGTCGAAGTGGCGTTGCTCGCGGGCAGCGCCATCCTGGTGATGATCGTCGAGCTGCTTAACACCGCTGTCGAGGCCGCCATCGACCGCATCGGCCCCGAGTGGCACGACCTTTCCAAGCGCGCCAAGGACATGGGCAGTGCCGCGGTGCTGCTCTCGCTCACGCTGTGCGGGGGGATCTGGGCTGCGGCGCTGTGGCAACGCTTCATGTCATGA
- a CDS encoding TIGR00730 family Rossman fold protein, with amino-acid sequence MTPEFSICVYCGSRPGERPEFSQAARAVGQWIGQHRGQLVYGGGRTGLMGTVAEATRLAGGRVVGIIPKALVDKELANPLCDELHVVDTMHERKAMMGERADAFVALPGGIGTFEELFEIWTWRQLGYHDKPTGILNTAGYYDGLLGFLAHSVREGFMGEWQMDLIRTGTEVPELLAALRAEVPLHPREDRLSENL; translated from the coding sequence ATGACTCCTGAATTTTCGATCTGTGTGTATTGCGGTTCGCGCCCCGGCGAACGCCCCGAGTTTTCCCAGGCTGCACGAGCGGTCGGCCAGTGGATCGGCCAGCACCGCGGCCAATTGGTGTACGGCGGCGGCCGCACCGGACTGATGGGCACCGTGGCCGAGGCGACACGGCTGGCCGGCGGCCGGGTCGTCGGCATCATCCCCAAGGCGCTGGTCGACAAGGAACTGGCCAACCCCCTGTGCGACGAGTTGCACGTGGTCGACACCATGCACGAGCGCAAGGCCATGATGGGCGAGCGTGCCGACGCCTTCGTCGCCCTTCCGGGCGGCATCGGCACCTTCGAGGAACTGTTCGAGATCTGGACCTGGCGCCAGCTTGGCTATCACGACAAGCCGACCGGCATCCTGAACACCGCCGGCTACTACGACGGCCTGCTGGGCTTCCTGGCGCACAGCGTGCGCGAGGGCTTCATGGGCGAATGGCAGATGGACCTGATCCGCACCGGCACCGAGGTGCCTGAACTGCTGGCGGCGCTTCGCGCTGAAGTCCCCCTGCACCCGCGAGAAGATCGCCTCTCGGAAAACCTCTGA
- a CDS encoding P-II family nitrogen regulator, translating to MKQITAIVKPFKLEDVREALAEVGVTGLTVTEVKGFGRQKGHTELYRGAEYVVDFLPKMKVEVVVNEADVDRCIEAIVNSARTGKIGDGKIFVTGVERIVRIRTGEENENAV from the coding sequence ATGAAGCAGATCACCGCCATCGTCAAACCCTTCAAGCTCGAGGACGTGCGCGAGGCCTTGGCCGAAGTGGGCGTCACCGGCCTCACAGTCACCGAAGTCAAGGGTTTCGGCCGCCAGAAGGGGCACACCGAGCTCTACCGCGGCGCTGAATATGTCGTCGATTTCCTGCCCAAGATGAAGGTCGAGGTGGTCGTGAACGAGGCCGACGTCGATCGATGCATCGAGGCCATCGTCAATTCGGCGCGTACCGGCAAGATCGGCGACGGGAAGATCTTCGTGACCGGGGTGGAGCGCATCGTGCGCATCCGCACGGGTGAAGAGAACGAAAACGCGGTCTGA
- a CDS encoding NAD+ synthase, giving the protein MTLKLAIAQLNFVVGDIAGNAEKIVDAARQAHAQGARLLLTPELSIAGYAAEDLFLRPAFTEACDDAVKGIAAALADLKDMVVVVGHPTGGSVRSRSVAVQMRHNAASVIKEGRILETYAKRELPNYQVFDERRYFTPGQGSCVFEAGGVSVGLLICEDAWFDQPAELAREGGAEVLAVINASPYHVGKEGERVARMSERARSVGLPLVYAHLVGGQDEVVFDGASFALQADGAVAMQAGSFQEKLLFAQLERTAQGRVGFTDEPGAIAPVRDAEAQLWDALVLGVRDYVGKNGFTGAILGLSGGIDSALVLAIAVDALGKEKVRAVMMPSPYTADISWIDARDMAGRLGVRYDEISIRHTVESFKGALAGEFEGRPEDTAEENIQARIRGTLLMALSNKFGSIVLTTGNKSEMATGYCTLYGDMAGGFAVIKDLLKTTVFALARWRNAHDPYGTGAEPIPERIITRPPSAELRPGQTDQDSLPPYDILDGILARYMQDDEGIDEIIAAGYDRAVVERVARLIKINEYKRRQAPVGIRVTHRSFGKDWRYPITSKFNETAGA; this is encoded by the coding sequence ATGACGCTCAAGCTCGCGATCGCGCAACTCAATTTTGTGGTGGGCGACATTGCCGGCAATGCAGAAAAGATCGTCGACGCCGCGCGCCAGGCGCATGCGCAGGGTGCGCGTCTGCTGCTGACGCCCGAGCTCTCCATTGCCGGCTACGCAGCGGAGGACCTGTTCCTCCGCCCCGCCTTCACCGAAGCCTGTGATGATGCCGTGAAAGGCATTGCCGCCGCTCTGGCCGACCTCAAAGACATGGTCGTGGTGGTGGGGCATCCCACGGGCGGCAGCGTGCGCAGCCGGTCGGTGGCGGTGCAGATGCGCCACAACGCGGCCAGTGTCATCAAGGAGGGCCGCATCCTCGAGACCTACGCCAAGCGAGAGCTGCCCAACTACCAGGTGTTCGACGAGCGCCGCTACTTCACGCCGGGACAGGGCAGTTGCGTGTTCGAGGCGGGCGGCGTGTCGGTCGGCCTGCTCATCTGCGAGGACGCCTGGTTCGACCAGCCGGCCGAACTGGCCCGAGAGGGCGGCGCCGAGGTGCTGGCGGTGATCAATGCGTCGCCGTACCACGTGGGCAAGGAAGGTGAACGGGTCGCGCGCATGTCGGAGCGAGCGCGGTCCGTGGGCCTGCCGCTGGTCTACGCGCACCTGGTCGGCGGACAGGACGAGGTCGTGTTCGACGGCGCTTCGTTCGCGCTGCAAGCCGACGGCGCGGTCGCCATGCAGGCCGGAAGCTTCCAGGAGAAGCTCCTCTTCGCGCAACTGGAGCGCACGGCGCAAGGCCGCGTGGGCTTCACCGATGAGCCGGGCGCCATCGCACCGGTGCGCGATGCCGAAGCCCAGCTGTGGGATGCGCTGGTGCTGGGCGTGCGCGACTACGTCGGCAAGAACGGCTTTACAGGTGCCATCCTCGGGCTTTCGGGCGGCATCGACTCCGCACTGGTGCTTGCCATCGCCGTCGATGCGCTGGGCAAGGAAAAGGTCCGCGCCGTCATGATGCCGTCGCCGTATACCGCCGACATCAGCTGGATCGACGCGCGCGACATGGCCGGCCGGCTGGGCGTGCGCTACGACGAGATTTCCATCAGGCACACCGTCGAGTCCTTCAAGGGCGCATTGGCCGGGGAGTTCGAGGGGCGGCCCGAGGACACGGCCGAGGAGAACATCCAGGCCCGCATCCGCGGCACGCTGCTGATGGCGCTGTCGAACAAGTTCGGCTCGATCGTGCTGACCACCGGCAACAAGAGCGAGATGGCCACCGGCTACTGCACCCTCTACGGCGACATGGCGGGCGGCTTCGCGGTCATCAAGGACCTGCTGAAGACCACGGTGTTCGCACTGGCCCGCTGGCGCAACGCCCACGACCCGTACGGCACCGGTGCCGAGCCCATTCCCGAGCGGATCATCACGCGCCCGCCGAGCGCTGAACTGCGGCCCGGGCAGACCGACCAGGACAGCCTCCCGCCCTACGACATCCTCGACGGAATCCTGGCACGCTACATGCAGGATGATGAGGGCATCGACGAGATCATCGCCGCGGGCTACGACCGCGCGGTGGTCGAGCGTGTCGCACGGCTGATCAAGATCAACGAATACAAGCGGCGCCAGGCGCCCGTAGGCATCCGGGTCACCCATCGAAGCTTCGGCAAGGATTGGCGTTACCCTATCACCAGCAAATTCAACGAAACCGCCGGAGCATAA